Proteins encoded in a region of the Populus nigra chromosome 3, ddPopNigr1.1, whole genome shotgun sequence genome:
- the LOC133689465 gene encoding LOW QUALITY PROTEIN: alpha carbonic anhydrase 4-like (The sequence of the model RefSeq protein was modified relative to this genomic sequence to represent the inferred CDS: deleted 1 base in 1 codon; substituted 1 base at 1 genomic stop codon), producing the protein FLNIAATNDTIPFSYIEATGRGPSKWGQLDPKWKACGDGKLQSPIDLXTQNVKVLCGQEDQLRRGYKPENATIISRGRDILVAWKGDAGKISINGTDYNLQGSHWHVPAEHTFNFKKYDMELVHVNSLGATAVVGVLYKYGKPDPFLSKLFPYIKSVTKQEKSLGIFCPNEMVFESRKLYRYIGSLSVPPCNESVIWTVVKKVRTVSREQVQLLRDVVDDGYQANARPVQPLNGRAVNLFRRPSKNL; encoded by the exons tttcTGAATATTGCAGCCACAAACGATACAATTCCATTCAGTTATATTGAAGCAACTGGTCGAGGACCATCGAAATGGGGCCAGCTTGACCCGAAATGGAAAGCTTGTGGAGATGGAAAATTGCAATCTCCAATTGATCTT TAGACCCAAAATGTGAAAGTTCTCTGTGGGCAAGAGGATCAACTGCGAAGAGGTTATAAACCAGAAAATGCTACTATAATTAGCAGGGGACGTGACATTCTG GTGGCATGGAAAGGTGACGCTGGAAAAATTAGCATTAATGGGACTGATTACAATCTGCAAGGCTCCCATTGGCATGTACCTGCTGAACATACATTCAATTTCAAAAA atatgACATGGAGCTAGTTCATGTGAATTCTCTTGGAGCGACAGCTGTTGTTGGAGTACTTTACAAATATGGCAAACCTGATCCCTTCCTTTCAAAG TTGTTCCCCTATATAAAATCGGTCACAAAGCAAGAGAAGAGCCTGGGAATTTTTTGTCCAAACGAAATGGTGTTTGAGAGCAGAAAGTTGTATAGATATATTGGTTCTCTTTCAGTTCCTCCATGCAATGAGAGTGTTATATGGACAGTAGTCAAGAAG GTTAGGACTGTTTCAAGGGAGCAAGTGCAACTGTTGAGAGATGTTGTTGATGAT GGATATCAAGCAAATGCAAGGCCAGTTCAGCCATTGAATGGAAGAGCAGTTAATTTATTCAGACGGCCGTCAAAGAACCtttaa
- the LOC133687864 gene encoding eukaryotic translation initiation factor 3 subunit E produces MATYDLTPRIAPNLDRHLVFPLLEFLQERQLYPDEQILKAKIELLNKTNMVDYAMDIHKSLYHTEDVPQDMIERRVEVVARLKALEEAATPLVSFLQNASAVQELRADKQYNLQMLHDRYQIGPEQIEALYQYAKFQFECGNYSGAADYLYQYRALCTNSERSLSALWGKMAAEVLMQNWDIALEELNRLKEIIDSKSFSTPLNQVQSRIWLMHWSLFIFFNNENGRTQIIDLFNQDKYLNAIQTNAPHLLRYLATAFIVNKRRRPQFKDFIKVIQQEQHSYKDPITEFLACVYVNYDFDEAQKKMKECEEVILNDPFLGKHLEDSNFSTVPLRDEFLENARLFVFETYCRIHQRIDMEVLAEKLNLNYEEAERWIVNLIRNSKLDAKIDSQSGTVIMEPNHPNVYEQLIDHTKALSGRTSKLVSQILEHAQGQSAR; encoded by the exons ATGGCGACTTACGATCTGACCCCACGAATCGCACCGAATCTGGACCGCCACTTAGTATTCCCTCTATTAGAATTCCTTCAAGAACGTCAGCTTTACCCAGATGAGCAGATCTTAAAAGCCAAAATCGagcttttaaacaaaacaaacatgGTTGATTACGCTATGGACATCCACAAAAGTCTTTACCACACTGAAGATGTCCCTCAAG ATATGATTGAGAGGAGGGTAGAGGTAGTGGCAAGATTGAAAGCATTGGAGGAGGCTGCTACACCCCTGGTGTCATTCTTGCAGAATGCGAGTGCTGTGCAGGAGTTGAGGGCTGATAAGCAGTATAATCTTCAGATGCTTCATGACCGTTATcag ATTGGTCCGGAGCAGATTGAAGCATTATATCAGTATGCCAAATTCCAGTTTGAATGTGGAAACTACTCTGGTGCTGCTGACTACCTGTATCAGTACAGGGCCTTATGCACTAACAGTGAAAGGAGTCTGAGTGCATTGTGGGGAAAGATGGCAGCTGAGGTACTGATGCAAAACTGGGATATTGCTCTTGAAGAGCTTAACCGGCTGAAAGAAATAATTGATTCTAAG AGCTTCTCAACACCTTTGAATCAGGTTCAGAGTAGAATATGGTTGATGCATTGGAGTCTCTTCATCTTTTTCAACAATGAGAATGGAAGGACACAGATTATTGACTTGTTTAATCAGGACAA GTATCTCAATGCCATTCAAACCAATGCACCCCATCTTTTGCGTTACCTAGCAACTGCATTCATTgtcaacaaaagaagaagacctCAATTCAAGGACTTTATAAAGGTTATTCAGCAAGAGCAGCACTCATACAAAGATCCTATCACAGAGTTTTTGGCTTGTGTCTAtgttaattatgattttgatgagGCACAAAAGAAGATGAAGGAGTGCGAAGAA GTGATACTAAATGATCCTTTCCTTGGCAAACATCTAGAAGATAGCAACTTTTCTACTGTGCCGTTGAGAGATGAGTTCCTTGAAAATGCCCGTCTATTTGTCTTTGAAACCTATTGCCGGATACATCAGCGCATCGACATGGA AGTCCTTGCAGAGAAATTGAACTTGAATTATGAGGAGGCTGAGAGATGGATTGTGAATCTCATCCGTAACTCAAAGCTTGATGCTAAGATTGATTCACAATCAGGAACTGTTATCATGGAGCCCAACCATCCCAACGT GTATGAGCAGTTGATAGATCACACCAAAGCACTATCAGGCCGTACTTCCAAGTTAGTCAGTCAGATTCTAGAGCATGCACAGGGACAGTCTGCTCGATAA
- the LOC133687757 gene encoding alpha carbonic anhydrase 4-like: MTTCCCYKVFFFLISLIFLISCSSVTVLAAASGRDELIGFEPATNDTIPFSYIEATGRGPSKWGQLDPEWKACGDGKLQSPIDLLDQNVKVLFGQEDQLRRDYKPANATITSRGYDIMVSWKGDAGKITINGTDYNLQGSHWHVPSEHTINSKKYDMELHIVHANSLGETAVVGVLYKYGKPDPFLSKLSPYIKSVTKQETSLGILNPNKIEFGSRKLYRYIGSLTVPPCSEGVIWTVVKEVRTVSREQVQLLRDAVDDGYQANARPVQPLNGRPVNLFIRSMDL, from the exons ATGACTACCTGCTGCTGCTACAAagtcttcttctttcttataTCTCTTATTTTCTTGATATCGTGTTCTTCTGTCACGGTCTTAGCTGCAGCTTCTGGACGTGATGAATTGATCGGCTTTGAACCTG CCACAAACGATACAATTCCATTCAGTTATATTGAAGCAACTGGTCGAGGACCGTCGAAATGGGGCCAGCTTGACCCGGAATGGAAAGCTTGTGGAGATGGAAAATTGCAATCTCCAATTGATCTTCTTGACCAAAATGTGAAAGTTCTCTTTGGGCAAGAGGATCAACTGCGAAGAGATTATAAACCAGCAAATGCTACTATAACTAGCAGGGGGTATGACATTATG GTGTCATGGAAAGGAGACGCTGGAAAAATTACCATTAATGGGACTGATTACAATCTGCAAGGCTCCCATTGGCATGTACCTTCTGAACATACAATCAATAGCAAAAA atatgACATGGAGCTTCACATAGTTCATGCGAATTCTCTTGGAGAGACAGCTGTTGTTGGAGTACTTTACAAATATGGCAAACCTGATCCCTTCCTTTCAAAG TTGTCCCCCTATATAAAATCGGTCACAAAGCAAGAGACGAGTCTGGGAATTCTTAATCCAAACAAAATAGAGTTTGGGAGCAGAAAGCTGTATAGATATATTGGTTCTCTTACAGTTCCTCCATGCAGTGAGGGTGTTATATGGACAGTAGTCAAGGAG GTTAGGACTGTTTCAAGGGAGCAAGTGCAACTGTTGAGAGATGCTGTTGATGAT GGATATCAAGCAAATGCAAGGCCAGTTCAGCCATTGAATGGAAGACCGGTTAATTTATTCATACGGTCAATGGACCtttaa